A region of Reichenbachiella carrageenanivorans DNA encodes the following proteins:
- a CDS encoding fatty acid desaturase family protein has protein sequence MIRYKFSKKQDQEFTATLRSRVNAYFQDNGINRDANSTMVVKSICLFAWYLTPYFILIFSGITSMPILISLWIVMGLGKAFIGTAIMHDSLHGSYSKSKKVNFWMGLSAMLIGVDSLIWKIQHNVIHHTYTNIEHTDEDILPRIVFRFSRNQPKMWFHRFQHIYAPLFYCVPLLEWLTTKDFLKAFDYRKMRLIKPGKEFRTELLGIIARKFFYYIFFVAVPMIVIPIPAWITLVMILISSGVTGIMLAMIFQTAHVVPSAAFFEIEGEEVDHSWSAHQLLTTCNYGMNDKILSWLVGGLNFQVEHHLFPDICHVHYPQIAPIVQQTTKEFGLPYYAVDTFGDAVASHFHMLKELGRNQEYAGQPAYFVAKA, from the coding sequence ATGATCAGATACAAGTTTTCTAAAAAACAAGATCAAGAATTTACCGCCACCCTAAGATCGAGAGTTAATGCCTATTTTCAAGACAATGGCATAAACAGAGATGCAAATTCTACCATGGTGGTAAAATCGATCTGCTTGTTCGCTTGGTATCTCACCCCCTATTTCATCCTCATTTTTAGTGGCATCACTAGCATGCCTATTTTGATTTCTCTTTGGATAGTTATGGGATTAGGTAAGGCATTTATTGGCACTGCCATAATGCACGACTCACTACATGGATCATACTCCAAGAGCAAAAAAGTAAACTTCTGGATGGGGCTTTCGGCCATGCTCATAGGCGTGGACTCGCTAATTTGGAAGATCCAACACAATGTAATCCACCATACCTACACCAATATAGAACATACCGACGAAGATATTTTACCACGCATTGTCTTTCGCTTCTCACGAAATCAGCCTAAAATGTGGTTTCACAGGTTCCAGCACATCTATGCACCACTATTCTACTGTGTACCACTACTAGAATGGCTAACCACTAAAGATTTCCTAAAAGCATTCGACTATCGGAAAATGCGTTTGATCAAACCAGGAAAAGAATTCAGAACAGAACTATTGGGTATCATAGCTAGAAAGTTCTTCTACTACATCTTCTTCGTAGCTGTCCCTATGATCGTCATCCCTATTCCTGCTTGGATCACGTTAGTCATGATCCTAATCTCTAGCGGCGTGACGGGTATCATGCTTGCGATGATTTTTCAAACGGCCCATGTAGTGCCTTCTGCAGCTTTCTTTGAGATAGAAGGCGAAGAAGTAGATCACAGTTGGTCTGCTCACCAACTGCTTACCACTTGCAACTACGGCATGAATGACAAAATACTAAGCTGGCTCGTGGGTGGGCTCAACTTTCAAGTAGAGCATCACCTATTTCCAGACATTTGTCACGTACACTACCCTCAGATCGCACCTATCGTGCAGCAAACAACCAAGGAATTTGGTCTGCCCTACTATGCTGTAGATACATTTGGAGATGCAGTAGCCAGTCACTTTCACATGCTTAAAGAGCTGGGGCGAAACCAAGAATATGCTGGGCAGCCCGCATACTTTGTAGCAAAGGCCTAA
- the thrC gene encoding threonine synthase — protein MKYYSTNKQVPEVSFEKAIFQGLPDDNGLYMPKTITQLPRAFFENIHDMELHDIAYEVAKCYIEDEIPEEELRKIVAGTLSFDLPLVEVEDNVYALELYHGPTCAFKDVGARFLARCLSYFSRQSDKKATILVATSGDTGSAVASGFLGMKNINVVILYPKGKISKIQEQQLTTLGENITACEVEGTFDDCQKMVKDAFLNLELKEKYNLTSANSINMARLVPQSFYYFWTYAMLGGDKDLYISVPSGNYGNLTAGLLAKKMGLPIKQYIASANANDIVPAYLRSGNFEPRRSVETISNAMDVGNPSNFYRMNDLFGAEVDNFRNELKGYTYSDEQTADTIKQVYGDTGYLLDPHGAVGYLGLKEYMKDHDGIGVFLETAHPAKFLDVVEPIIDEKVEIPQRLQDYIEREKVAIEINADLGQLESILEKL, from the coding sequence ATGAAATATTACAGCACAAATAAACAAGTACCAGAAGTAAGTTTCGAAAAAGCGATATTCCAAGGGTTGCCAGATGACAATGGATTATACATGCCGAAAACCATTACACAATTGCCTAGAGCATTTTTCGAAAATATCCATGACATGGAGCTGCACGATATTGCATATGAAGTAGCCAAATGTTATATCGAAGACGAAATCCCTGAAGAGGAACTAAGAAAAATAGTAGCAGGTACGCTTAGTTTCGATTTGCCTTTAGTCGAGGTCGAAGACAACGTCTATGCATTGGAATTGTATCATGGCCCTACTTGTGCGTTCAAGGATGTAGGGGCTAGGTTTTTAGCGAGGTGTCTTAGCTATTTTTCACGCCAAAGCGACAAGAAAGCGACCATTTTAGTGGCTACTTCTGGTGATACTGGTAGTGCAGTTGCCAGTGGTTTTTTGGGAATGAAAAATATCAATGTTGTGATTCTCTACCCGAAAGGGAAAATCAGCAAGATCCAGGAGCAGCAGCTCACTACCTTAGGAGAAAATATCACGGCTTGTGAAGTAGAAGGCACATTTGATGATTGTCAGAAAATGGTAAAAGATGCCTTTTTAAATTTGGAACTTAAAGAGAAATATAATCTCACCTCAGCCAACTCTATCAATATGGCGAGATTGGTGCCACAGTCATTTTATTACTTCTGGACTTATGCCATGTTGGGAGGAGATAAGGATTTGTATATTTCTGTGCCTAGTGGCAATTATGGTAATTTGACTGCTGGATTGCTCGCTAAGAAAATGGGCTTGCCTATCAAACAATATATAGCTTCCGCTAATGCCAACGATATTGTGCCAGCTTATTTGCGATCAGGCAATTTCGAGCCAAGAAGATCTGTAGAAACCATCTCTAATGCTATGGATGTAGGTAATCCGAGCAATTTTTATCGTATGAATGATCTGTTTGGAGCCGAGGTAGACAATTTTAGAAATGAACTCAAAGGCTATACTTATTCCGATGAGCAAACAGCCGATACCATCAAACAAGTATATGGTGATACTGGATACCTGTTAGATCCTCATGGAGCGGTAGGCTACTTGGGTCTGAAGGAGTATATGAAAGATCATGATGGTATAGGGGTGTTCTTGGAGACCGCTCATCCGGCTAAGTTTTTGGATGTAGTAGAGCCTATTATTGACGAAAAGGTAGAAATTCCACAACGTTTACAAGACTATATTGAGCGTGAAAAAGTGGCGATTGAAATAAATGCAGATTTGGGTCAGTTGGAGAGCATTTTGGAGAAATTATAA